A segment of the bacterium genome:
ATTGTCTTCTGGCCTGTTCTGCAAGGTCGCGCATTTAAGCGGCGGCCTTTTTTTTACGTCAATTTTAGCCTAGACCAAGACTGAGAGGATGAGGGCGCATAGGCCGATAATGGCTAAGATACCCCGCAAAATTTGGTATCTATCCCAGCGACTGCGAGTTTGTGCCCAATTATCCGGCATCGTCTCAAGGTTCCAGACTTGAACTTGCTTATTAATCGGCTGAATAAGCGCTGTCCAGATAAGTATCATAGCGGCGATGCAAATGAGACTCACCCAAGTCATCGTGAAGACTTTTGGATTCTCACGAACAAAAGGAAGAGCGATTAATACGGCAAAGAAAGCGGCGCCTTCGATAACTCTCAGCGCTGACCCATAGTTTCGCAATAAAACTTGATGGATGTCGAGAAAGACAATACTCGGAAGCGCTGATTTTGGCCGTGCCTGCAAAACCAGCCCAAAGGCAACCCCCGCCGCAATTCCCATCATCAATAAGCCAACAAACTGAACTACCAGTAATACCATTTAATTCCCTCTAGAGCAGTTCGATAACGCTGTTATCGCCAAGCATTAGTTGCATGGCTTGGGAGCGTTCCGGATGGCAGCGGACTTGGACGCCGCGGCCTAGAAGACTGTGCTTAATTCGATCACCGATATTTTTAATCGAGCAATCCGGCATCACGACACTATCGTGTACCCCACTGCCAATTAAGTAAACCCCATCTCCAATAGCCGTATAGGGGCCAATTCGGCAATTTTCAAGGTGGCAATTGGAGCCTATAATCGAAGGTCCCTCAATAATTGTATTGATGATCTTGCTATTAGCCCCAACTGAAACAGGTCCAAAGAGTCGAGAGTGGGAATCAACCTTACCCTCGATGATCCCAACGAGGTCTTCTAGCACGAGGCGATTGGCTTCCAATAGGGCATCGAGGTCGCCGGTGTCTTTCCACCAACCTTTGACTTTATGCGAGCGAACGTTCTTGCCGCTGTCTATCAAGTATTGAATGGCATCGGTGATTTCAAACTCATCTCGCCATGAGGGTTTGATGGCTTTGACCGCTTCAAAGATACATGAACTAAAGAGATACACCCCGACCAGCGCGTAATCGGAACGAGGCTCCTTCGGTTTTTCCTCCAGCGTTATCACTCGGTCACCATCAAGTTCAGCCACACCGAACTGTTGAGGATTCGGAACTTGCGCGAGAAGAATCATTGCATCGGGCTTGTCCCGCTCAAATTCATCAACGAGCGCAGCAACTCCCGACCGGACGATGTTATCGCCGAGATACATCACGAACGGTTCTTCTTTGAGAAAAGGCTGGGCGACTTTGACGGCATGCGCTA
Coding sequences within it:
- a CDS encoding glucose-1-phosphate thymidylyltransferase, which codes for MKALILAGGKGTRLRPITFSMAKQLVPVANKPVLYYGLEAVRDAGIREVGMIVGDTHEAIEQAVGDGSQWGLKVTYLPQEAPLGLAHAVKVAQPFLKEEPFVMYLGDNIVRSGVAALVDEFERDKPDAMILLAQVPNPQQFGVAELDGDRVITLEEKPKEPRSDYALVGVYLFSSCIFEAVKAIKPSWRDEFEITDAIQYLIDSGKNVRSHKVKGWWKDTGDLDALLEANRLVLEDLVGIIEGKVDSHSRLFGPVSVGANSKIINTIIEGPSIIGSNCHLENCRIGPYTAIGDGVYLIGSGVHDSVVMPDCSIKNIGDRIKHSLLGRGVQVRCHPERSQAMQLMLGDNSVIELL